In Mangrovivirga cuniculi, the following proteins share a genomic window:
- a CDS encoding zinc-dependent metalloprotease, with the protein MKNIFFAGVLLILILADIDTFAQKRKKKNKDKDNTEQSDNGLKPFSKVISAEDSVHTGLFTIYEKKDGKIFFGIDEDLLNKEILVVSRISATIRNFNFGGAGMKSRPQQVIRWEKQNDNILLRSVSYNSVADNDHPIYESVRNNNFEPIIKSFEIETISSDSSYVFDATSLFTEDINLIGPLDDDQRKEFGIKKLDGSRSFIKRIKGFPENVEVRHVLTYEGTKLPDNKLSQSLSLEMNQSFIELPEIPMQKRNYDPRVGFFSVRQYDYGVDEQRAETKRFITRWKLVPKDVQAYKNGELSEPVKPIVYYIDPATPEKWRKYIKQGVEDWQIAFEKAGFKNAIIAKDPPSKEEDPYWSPEDVRYSVIRYVSNPIQNAMGPHVHDPRTGEILESDIIWYHNVMNLLRNWYFIQTAAANPEARKVKFEDEVMGKLIRFVSAHEVGHTLGLPHNMGSSYAYPVDSLRSPEFTAKMGTAPSIMDYARFNYIAQPEDKGVSFLPKIGPYDFHSIEWAYRYFPDTDQKRQNEILNDWLVDKGDSLIYRYGPQQRNIIDPTSQTEDLGNDPVKAGKYGIANLKKIVPKLPEWTFEEGEDYSQLEELYNQVIGQWRRYLFHSANNVGGVFRQPKVFGQEGPMFVPISKSRQKSTLNFVYENGFKTPKWLINKDVLEKIDDHDKVKRISSVQLSVLRGLMNEDRLERMIDLESKHGDDQYSVNEFFIDLEESLFEEFNSRNNPDNFRQALQMQYINTLAKFIDAENDSTHLKIKVAATAALNRLKDDLSVINRQVTRGNFSDYGNALQRIINIALKEN; encoded by the coding sequence ATGAAAAACATATTTTTTGCGGGTGTTTTGCTGATTTTGATATTAGCAGATATCGATACTTTCGCCCAGAAAAGAAAAAAAAAGAACAAGGATAAGGATAATACTGAGCAATCAGACAATGGTCTAAAACCCTTTTCAAAAGTAATAAGCGCTGAGGATAGTGTACATACCGGGCTTTTTACCATTTACGAAAAAAAGGACGGAAAAATCTTTTTTGGAATTGATGAAGATTTACTGAATAAAGAAATTCTTGTTGTAAGCCGAATATCTGCAACTATTCGAAATTTTAACTTCGGCGGTGCCGGAATGAAATCAAGACCTCAACAGGTAATCAGATGGGAAAAACAAAATGACAATATTTTGTTACGCTCCGTGTCATATAATTCTGTTGCTGACAATGACCACCCGATTTATGAATCGGTAAGAAATAATAATTTTGAACCAATTATCAAATCATTTGAAATAGAAACCATTAGCTCTGATAGTAGCTATGTTTTTGATGCAACTTCATTATTTACCGAGGATATAAATCTTATCGGTCCCCTTGATGATGATCAGAGAAAAGAATTTGGTATTAAGAAATTAGATGGTTCCAGAAGCTTTATTAAAAGGATAAAAGGGTTTCCGGAAAATGTAGAAGTGCGCCATGTATTAACTTATGAAGGAACTAAACTTCCTGATAATAAACTCAGTCAATCTCTCTCGCTTGAAATGAATCAGAGTTTTATCGAGCTACCGGAAATTCCCATGCAAAAAAGAAACTATGATCCTCGGGTAGGCTTTTTTAGTGTAAGACAATACGACTATGGTGTAGATGAGCAAAGAGCTGAAACCAAAAGATTCATCACCAGATGGAAATTAGTTCCCAAGGATGTGCAAGCATATAAAAATGGGGAATTAAGCGAGCCGGTTAAACCAATAGTTTACTATATAGATCCGGCTACACCTGAAAAATGGAGAAAATATATAAAGCAAGGCGTTGAAGACTGGCAAATTGCCTTTGAAAAAGCTGGTTTTAAAAATGCTATAATAGCTAAGGATCCTCCAAGTAAAGAAGAAGATCCTTACTGGAGTCCGGAAGATGTGAGGTATTCAGTAATAAGATACGTGAGTAATCCAATTCAAAATGCTATGGGACCTCATGTGCATGATCCAAGAACCGGTGAAATTCTTGAATCAGATATTATCTGGTATCACAACGTGATGAATCTTCTGAGAAACTGGTATTTTATTCAAACTGCTGCAGCCAATCCGGAAGCGAGAAAGGTAAAATTTGAAGACGAAGTGATGGGCAAACTTATCAGATTCGTTTCTGCTCACGAAGTTGGTCACACCCTGGGGCTGCCTCATAACATGGGTTCTAGTTATGCTTACCCTGTAGATTCTTTACGATCACCGGAATTTACTGCCAAAATGGGAACAGCTCCATCAATTATGGATTACGCCAGATTTAATTATATAGCTCAACCTGAAGATAAAGGAGTTTCTTTCCTGCCTAAAATCGGTCCATATGATTTTCATTCAATCGAATGGGCTTACCGATATTTTCCGGATACCGATCAGAAGAGACAGAACGAAATTCTAAATGACTGGCTTGTAGATAAAGGCGATTCCCTGATTTATCGCTATGGCCCTCAACAAAGAAATATTATAGATCCTACTTCACAAACTGAAGATCTGGGCAATGATCCTGTTAAAGCTGGAAAATATGGTATTGCTAACCTGAAAAAAATTGTTCCTAAATTACCTGAATGGACTTTTGAAGAGGGAGAAGACTATTCCCAACTAGAAGAATTATATAACCAGGTTATTGGCCAATGGAGAAGATATCTTTTTCACTCAGCCAATAATGTAGGCGGAGTTTTCAGGCAACCAAAAGTTTTTGGCCAGGAAGGACCAATGTTTGTACCTATATCCAAATCCCGTCAGAAAAGTACGTTAAATTTTGTTTACGAAAATGGTTTTAAAACTCCAAAGTGGCTTATAAACAAAGATGTACTAGAAAAAATAGATGATCATGACAAGGTAAAAAGAATCTCTTCAGTTCAATTGAGCGTATTAAGAGGATTGATGAATGAAGATAGACTAGAGCGGATGATCGATTTAGAATCCAAACACGGAGATGATCAATACAGTGTTAATGAGTTTTTTATTGATTTAGAAGAAAGCCTGTTTGAAGAATTCAACTCTAGAAATAATCCCGATAATTTCCGTCAGGCGCTACAAATGCAATACATCAATACACTTGCAAAATTCATAGATGCTGAAAATGATAGTACTCACTTAAAAATAAAAGTAGCCGCTACGGCAGCACTAAATAGATTAAAAGATGATCTATCGGTAATAAACAGACAGGTCACCAGAGGAAATTTTTCTGATTATGGCAATGCATTGCAAAGAATAATTAACATTGCCCTTAAGGAAAATTAA